Proteins from a single region of Heterodontus francisci isolate sHetFra1 chromosome 27, sHetFra1.hap1, whole genome shotgun sequence:
- the LOC137385048 gene encoding apelin receptor A-like, whose amino-acid sequence MKMMATPLETTAWYDYQTYPDLFCEFKDMNYAKNFVVSIYCLVFIVGTFGNAVVIIIMRSKRKSRRLADIFVTQLAIADLVFLLTLPLWAVSTALDHHWLFGGGLCKICSYIVVVNMYSSIFFLTCMSIDRYMAIVLSVRYGYLRSKRYAVVTSLLIWTLSLALGLPTLFFRIMVNYDDRWICSEINTPPRNTFTLVTRFIAFVLPLGVITVCYCSVGIKLYRHFNKMKKEEKKKRKSIKIGLWIIIMFILSWLPYNVLKTMDMLVQSSTIQASCDTQEAVSKGIKLFTCLAFINSCVNPIVYLVFDHHFRERFFQLLPCEVVRALKVHSSTSQPESTRSQRRNSSFCKEEETVTATKISS is encoded by the coding sequence ATGAAAATGATGGCAACCCCATTGGAAACAACTGCTTGGTATGACTATCAGACCTACCCAGATCTCTTTTGTGAATTCAAGGACATGAACTATGCCAAAAATTTTGTCGTATCAATCTACTGTTTGGTTTTCATTGTTGGCACCTTTGGAAATGCTGTCGTGATCATTATCATGAGATCAAAGAGGAAGTCCAGGCGTTTAGCTGATATCTTTGTCACCCAGTTGGCAATTGCAGACTTAGTTTTCCTCCTCACGCTACCTCTCTGGGCAGTTTCAACTGCCCTGGATCACCACTGGCTCTTTGGCGGAGGTCTGTGCAAGATCTGTAGCTACATCGTGGTTGTCAACATGTACTCCAGCATATTCTTCTTGACTTGCATGAGCATCGACAGGTACATGGCCATTGTATTGTCAGTGAGGTATGGCTACCTGAGAAGCAAACGGTATGCCGTTGTCACCAGTCTGCTGATCTGGACACTCTCACTCGCATTAGGACTACCCACTCTCTTTTTCCGAATCATGGTGAACTACGATGACAGGTGGATCTGCTCTGAGATCAACACACCCCCCAGGAACACTTTCACCCTGGTCACCAGGTTCATAGCCTTTGTTTTGCCCCTGGGCGTCATCACGGTGTGCTACTGCTCGGTGGGCATCAAACTTTACAGACACTTCAACAAGATGAAAAAGGAGGAAAAGAAGAAAAGGAAATCGATTAAAATCGGTTTATGGATAATCATCATGTTCATCTTGTCCTGGCTTCCTTACAATGTCTTGAAGACCATGGATATGTTGGTCCAGTCCTCGACCATCCAGGCTTCGTGTGACACCCAGGAAGCAGTGAGTAAAGGTATCAAGCTCTTCACCTGTCTGGCATTCATCAACAGCTGTGTCAACCCCATTGTCTACTTGGTTTTCGATCATCATTTCAGGGAGAGATTTTTCCAGCTTTTGCCCTGTGAGGTGGTCAGGGCATTGAAGGTTCATTCGTCAACATCCCAGCCTGAATCGACCAGATCTCAAAGGCGCAACTCCTCATTCTGCAAAGAGGAAGAAACAGTCACCGCAACTAAGATCAGTTCCTAA